DNA from Pichia kudriavzevii chromosome 5, complete sequence:
cttttgtcACCTGTTAACATCCACATTCTAATACCTGCGCGTCTCAGTTTCTCTATTGCCTCGGGAACTCCTTCTTGTAGTTTATCTTCAATAGCAGTACATCCTAAGAGAATTaaattattttcaaattcggTACCAACTTTTGCAATATTATCAGCTCTGTCGACTAGCGAAGTTTTAGCTTCGGCATACCTCCGGCTCCACTCCTTGTACTCATTCTCATTCAGTTTTCGGTATGAATAAAGTAATGTTCTTAAACCTTCCGATGAAAAATCGTCGATATGCCGTAGTGTTCTctcaatcaaaaatttctcattttttaATAACTTAACTGGGGGaatatattgatttttggACAGGTTATATTTCTTACGACTTTCAACTTCTATGGATTTCCTAGACATCTTTACaagttcatcaacatcattttcattctctAGCATTGAATCGATATTACCATATGCATCATTAGCCATAGATTTTCTCGATAACGATAGACTCCTCCGGACCGTTCCAAACGAACTTCTTGGCGAAGTCGCCGAATTGATTTGATCGATAGACcttttattcaaaataaactcTGCTTCAGCTTTCTTCCGGCCTTCAATACTCCTGTCAATCTCTCTTTGCTTTTCACTAACAATAGCTGAATTATGTAACCTCTCGAGTATGACATTATCTGCACCTTTACAGAACATTATAATCTCATCATTAGGAAACTTAACAATTACTGACATTCTTTTTCTGGCAGATGAAAATTCAATAACATCTAGTATCTCATATTTGGTTAGCTTTGATTCATTATCAAAGCCCTTGGGAAATGTTTTCAACGTTACTGTCTTTAGTTTCTTATCAAACAAGATAAATCCCATGTCGCATGCGGCTTGGACTAAAGCTAATTCATCTGGAGATGCTGCCTGATATTCTATGGattcttcaccttcttcttgatcaCTCGCAAATGGGTTTAGTGCCGAAGTCCTATCTATGGAATCGATTGAATCATTGTCGCCACTCTGAGGTGTGTCCTTCATAAACCTTCTTGGTAAACAAGTGTGACACAGGGCAAGCGATAGTAAGAAAAGTGTTGCTTTCTCAGCAAAAACCGAACTTGGGTTCGACTGGAtaaattgaataaattcaaatgatgTTTTTATTGAATCgtgcttcttcttttcttcttcttcctgtCCTTGTTGTTTTCTAATCTGATTCAAAGAGGCCATACTTGGTCTCCCATCTGTTATCAACATGCCCGGCTTCTCTTCACTGTCTTTGAAGACATCCGATATATCGTTAGGATCATTGTGTTGCTCCCCTTTTAGTAACACATCAACGTTATGAAGCCAAGGAACTCCACAGACAGAGAACTTCCGAAATATCATAACGTTATCTGTCAAGGTACCTGTTTTatcagaaaaaatataactAACTTGTCCTAATTCCTCTAAAATTGTCGCCGTCCGTGCTTCTGCTGGTGTATCTGAGGGTAAGTGGTACATATCTATATCCCATTGAAGTAGCTGTAGCTGTACAACTTTTATCATTTCCATTGTTATGTACAACGAAAGTGGAATCAAGGTGTTGTACATAATAATAAATCCCATAATTGTCGGTACAACACCTGCTTGTGTACCTAAGGTATACCACATATTTGAGccatattttttctggAAGATATTCTGAGCCATGAAACTGAATAAAGATAATGTTATGACAACGAAAACCATGAACCCAACAAtcatgttgatttttttctgtaattTAGGCGCCTTGATTCTAGGATTTTTGATCGCATTCATTCTgatctttgtttcttcacCAGTGAATATAACTAAGCCCAAACATGAATCTGTGTTCCTCAGTATTGAACCTCTATATAAAATTTGGTCTGGCCCGAGGGGGTACGTCTCCATTTCCTGAGTTTCCATATTAGGTAAGTCAATGGAGCCTTCATAATTATATAGATCATTATTTGGATCTTCAGATAAAACCTTACCTGTCAAATTAAAGAGACTCTTTGCCCTGTTGGCCTTTTTATGCAACTCTATATTAGGAATTTTAGACTTCAAATTAGTCTCCCCGTCTAATGCCATGGTTTCCACAAAAGCTTCACCTAATTCATTGGTACTTGTCAAAAGTATCATATCAGCAGGAACCCACTCGTCACACTCCAGTTTAACGATGTCACCAACCTTGACGTCTTTCCATTTAATTTTGTTGGCAGATACACCCATAGAGTGCAAAAGCCGCTCACTATCATACGAATTTTTTGACTCCGCTTCTCTCTCTAGCTCTAAATCATCTTCGAATTCCAAGTCAAAAGATTGACCACTTGGTCTcaatcttgaaaatgacGCCGTACTCTTACTGAACCTCATATCTGACTCAAATAAAGATTTAGGAGACTCCAATTCTTTAAGCACTTTTGTATGGCGATGATTCTCTTCTTTATCTAGCTTGTGTCTTTTCATGTCATCCCAACCTTCACGTAACATTGCGATTGTAATAAATATGGAAAGTGGAATGATTGTGGTACTTGTACCGGTTGTGGACCAGTTGGGAATTAGCTGGAATATGGCAATGGTCATAAAATAGCAATTTgcaagttttgaaaattgtGCGTATAGTTGTCTAGGAAGGAAACTCCATAACGTATATTTAGACGAAGTAATGAGATTGTCAACATATGGTTTATTTTGACGATTATCAATAAGTAATGGCTTGTTTTGTTTATCAAgaatttttggaaaatctGTATTGTTCAAGTTGATGGAGATTGGAATTTCCCTCCCACCCACAGAGGATAATTCTATTCTTCCGCCGGACAATAGGAtatacatttttttgaaaaaattgatagCATTGTTGTTCATCATGAGTTTAGTTTTACTCTTTAATCTATAATCGTCATCCCTGTCAAACTTGTCATCAAACTCGTTGCTTAACTTCACCCCATTTTTACCCGATATAAACTTGGCATCCTTAATGTTCTTTAAATCTTCACTGAAATCTAACATTGAATCATTGACAAAATCTGTGCCAAATTGGTCGTTCTCGTTgtattcttctttgtttctagTATACCCATCAGGAGTGTAAGTATTCCCTACCGAGGCTAGTTCGATATCTTGCTCATTATTACGATCCTCAAGATAATTCTCAGATTGTTTGACAAGATGTGTGTTCAGTAATTGTGTTCTCAAACTATAGCCTCTATTTCTCGTTCTAACTGGTTGAGAAGACGGCCTTATTGGTAGTTCTCCACTACTGGTAATATCCTTATAAAGTGATAGCACGTTTGGATTCTCGGTACTTGGGGATTGCATAGATGTGTAACCAGCTCCATTCTGATCCATATTTAATCCGTTGAAATCGAGGCTTTTACTATCAAAAGATTGTTTTGCACCTTTGATATCTTGGACAGGCATCTTGTCCTCTCTATTTTACCAGTAAACGACCACTATTCAAAAAGATTTCCAAAGAGTTGAGATAGTTGTCTATCGAAGACCTTGTAAAATGGGGAATTTCCTTTCTTCGGTATTGTATATTGTTTCAATGTTTCAATGTCGATATCTGTGATTGAGCCATGATACTCTAATATTCAGTGCATCCGTACACCTTTCGGAGCatatattttcatttcttattttcttgtaGATTGTCATGCGATATATCATCACCCTACTTTGCCTGCAGTAACTACCAGCATTTCCAGGAATCATTCATTAGGAAAGAGACAAAAGCATCAACCGTTCAGAATGGTTTTCTTTGCCAGAACACAGATGTTCTTCACACGTAACCCTGTACTCTTGCAGTCACGTTtcaccaatttttttacGAAATCAACAAGTAAAAGATTATCgacatttgattttgtcaaGTCAATAAGATCTGCAAACTCTGTCAGAACAGCAGGAA
Protein-coding regions in this window:
- a CDS encoding uncharacterized protein (PKUD0E04580; Pfam Domains: E1-E2_ATPase(1.4e-15)|Hydrolase(1.3e-13)) — its product is MPVQDIKGAKQSFDSKSLDFNGLNMDQNGAGYTSMQSPSTENPNVLSLYKDITSSGELPIRPSSQPVRTRNRGYSLRTQLLNTHLVKQSENYLEDRNNEQDIELASVGNTYTPDGYTRNKEEYNENDQFGTDFVNDSMLDFSEDLKNIKDAKFISGKNGVKLSNEFDDKFDRDDDYRLKSKTKLMMNNNAINFFKKMYILLSGGRIELSSVGGREIPISINLNNTDFPKILDKQNKPLLIDNRQNKPYVDNLITSSKYTLWSFLPRQLYAQFSKLANCYFMTIAIFQLIPNWSTTGTSTTIIPLSIFITIAMLREGWDDMKRHKLDKEENHRHTKVLKELESPKSLFESDMRFSKSTASFSRLRPSGQSFDLEFEDDLELEREAESKNSYDSERLLHSMGVSANKIKWKDVKVGDIVKLECDEWVPADMILLTSTNELGEAFVETMALDGETNLKSKIPNIELHKKANRAKSLFNLTGKVLSEDPNNDLYNYEGSIDLPNMETQEMETYPLGPDQILYRGSILRNTDSCLGLVIFTGEETKIRMNAIKNPRIKAPKLQKKINMIVGFMVFVVITLSLFSFMAQNIFQKKYGSNMWYTLGTQAGVVPTIMGFIIMYNTLIPLSLYITMEMIKVVQLQLLQWDIDMYHLPSDTPAEARTATILEELGQVSYIFSDKTGTLTDNVMIFRKFSVCGVPWLHNVDVLLKGEQHNDPNDISDVFKDSEEKPGMLITDGRPSMASLNQIRKQQGQEEEEKKKHDSIKTSFEFIQFIQSNPSSVFAEKATLFLLSLALCHTCLPRRFMKDTPQSGDNDSIDSIDRTSALNPFASDQEEGEESIEYQAASPDELALVQAACDMGFILFDKKLKTVTLKTFPKGFDNESKLTKYEILDVIEFSSARKRMSVIVKFPNDEIIMFCKGADNVILERLHNSAIVSEKQREIDRSIEGRKKAEAEFILNKRSIDQINSATSPRSSFGTVRRSLSLSRKSMANDAYGNIDSMLENENDVDELVKMSRKSIEVESRKKYNLSKNQYIPPVKLLKNEKFLIERTLRHIDDFSSEGLRTLLYSYRKLNENEYKEWSRRYAEAKTSLVDRADNIAKVGTEFENNLILLGCTAIEDKLQEGVPEAIEKLRRAGIRMWMLTGDKRETAINIGYSCKLIKDYSKVVILSLDRENQMDDIVSTIKETEMEIYEESIAHCVVVIDGSTLTEVEKDEAILSLFIRLGVQADSVIVCRASPSQKANMVTKVRNLDKSKVTLAIGDGANDIAMIQSADVGIGITGKEGLQAARTSDYSIAQFRYLLKLLLVHGRYNYIRTSKFVLCTFYKELMFYLSQLIYQRYTMFTGSSMYESWSLSMFNTLFTSLPVLCIGMYDRDLNQSTLIAVPELYHKGVKNETFNLPVFIQWVLLATSQSVTVSFVLFQIYGFPALLDNTTYPLGVVLFTTFIIIINVKLNIVEMHTITKVSIISAGVSIGGWILWCMLLVGLYKTKLSTIYYVEHGLFEHFGKDFTFWASILILTVVGIWIDLIFYLVSHLFYTTETEKYQILEKDERLQKRFEIESYNELKQGWLWLHESQIKEGKIDELKGFKRFIFNLKSFLKKGSLHPTEKTQSRKRKGTMINPNELPPDTPSIVVVSSNDEYTEEMLPSGKTVKVPKNQGNGEESRYRRFFKSRKSSFDEFNDGRSIDEILRDRQRGLEYDESHR